In the Ranitomeya imitator isolate aRanImi1 chromosome 2, aRanImi1.pri, whole genome shotgun sequence genome, catatttccccatagctgtgccatatagtgctcagcaccgttcattattgccccatagctgtgccatatagtgctctgcaccgttcattattgccccatagctgtgccccatatagtgctctgcaccgttcatattgccccatagctgtgccatatagtgctctgcaccgttcatatttccccatagctgtgccatatagtgctctgcaccgttcatatttccccatagctgtgccatatagtgctctgcaccgttcatatttccccatagctgtgccatatagtgctctgcaccgttcatatttccccatagctgtgccatatagtgctctgcaccgttcatatttccccatagctgtgccatatagtgctctgcaccgttcattattgccccatagctctgccatatagtgctctgcaccgttcatatttccccatagctgtgccacatagtgctctgcacggttcatatttccccatagctgtgccacatagtgctctgcaccgttcatatttccccatagctgtgccacagtgctctgcaccgttcatatttccccatagctgtgccacagtgctctgcaccgttcatatttccccatagatgctccacataaatctgtgccattgctgcggcaataaaaaaaaaaaaaagccatactcacctttcttgcttgcagctcccagcgtccggtcccggcgtctctccgctctgactgatcaggcagagggcgccgcgcacactatatgcgtcatcgcgccctctgacctgcacagtcagagcggagagacgccgggaagatggagcggcgcccggcggctggaatgtggacaggtaaatatgcgatacttacctggtcccggcgtccggctccttcccccgtacagctgtcttcggtgccgcagcttcttcctctatcagcggtcaccggcaccgctgattagagaaatgaataggtggctccacccctatgggaggtggagccgcttattcatttctctaatgagcagtcccacgtgaccgctgaacaggggaagagctgcagcaccgaagaccgtgggacaggcggggagcgccaggatcgctggaagcaggtaagtatgcctcagcgccctcacccgccgaccctgccacccaccttgactcgagtataagccaagaggggcactttcagcccaaaaatttgggctgaaaatctcggcttatagtcgagtatatacggtacttaaggtGGTAGAGCCTTTTATTTTAAAAATGAACCTATATAAGAAAAATCATAGACTCGCTGCTTTTCCATACTGCCGGGCATGTTCCTTGCAGGTCTCCTCAGGTCCTCCTCTAgcaattggctgcagcggtcacttgcTGGCTAAGTTGGAAGAGGAAGCGAGATACGGGGGCAGGAGTATCTGAGGTGTCAGGAAAGGGACTATATGTTTTATTTTTCTTGATAATTTTCAAACTACTGGAGCCCacttgtaaaatatatatatatatatatatatatatatatatatatatatatatatatatatatatatatatatatatatatatatatatatatatatacacacacacacacaataaaactagtggacaacccttttagtaTGATGGTATAGGACTAGGAAAACATGGCTGCCTTTGAAGtaagtgaagttgatttgcaataccacacacaacctaagGATGTGTGGCACTTTTTTTGGAAGAATGCAGCCATGTTTGACAGCCCCTGTCCATCAATAATCAATATGTAGAAAGTTAGGTTTCTGAAGGACGTACAGTGGCAAATCCGCAATCCACTCTACTTATTTTCTCTATGGATTCCATCGCATCCCTTCCCAGTTCCAGCAGTGTTGGGTCCTTGGTGGCTTTGTACAAATACATAGCGCTCTCGATCAGCTCTGGAACAGAACACAAGCACAGATCAATTTAACGAACTCACGCAAGAAATCAAACATTGGGTTTTAGTGACCTCCTTTTGCAGATAATCTGAACCTACCAGGCCGGAGTGGGTAGCCCTCTCGTTTGTCCACAGTATATCCTTGTGGAATATTGTAGAACTCTGGTAATCCGCCAAACTGTTTCCAGACTGTGTAATAATTGAGGAACGTTCTCATGGCATTTCCAATATCTCCTATCAAGCTCTAAGGAACAAAGATCATTAGAATCCTTAACTACAGATGTACTTATTGACAGTGCCGACCCAGCTACATGGCTATAAAGATGGTACAATGCTACCTTTTATTGATCTCAATGAAGAGCGTTAAGGCTACAGAAAAGCAGATATCATACCTGTAATCCAGGCCAAAAGGCTTCCAAAGACTGAAATATTGGCATAGAGACGGTGCCTTTATACATTTGCACCCAGACATACCAGTCGTCATACTTGGTATAGTTCTGGATCGCTTTGTTGTaatctaaagaaaggacatgatTCATTACGAGATTACTCACTTTTCCCAATTCAGATAAACTCATGTGGGTGTGCGTGTTCATTTTGGAggcgagaaaaaaaaacaacaacaaggaCTGAACTTTTTATGTGAATAGTCAGGTGaccaattaaagggaaccggtctgcATGTTTTTACATATGCAAAGCATGGTACAGTAATACCTTGTCTCACAAGTGCTTACAAACTTTCCCAGTTACGAGCGGACGATTATTTGATTTATGATGCGAGCCGACATCCGAGTTACGAGCGAGCAAGCGTACGCCACTCACCACGTGTTTATCCTGCCATAGAAGAAACTGTGTTGTTGCTGTTGCTTCGTTGTTCGAACATGAGTCCTAAAAAAAGGGAACTGCCCTGCCAGTTCTTTTGCCCTTGTGAATCGGCACTTTACCCTCTTTTGCTGCACCCAGGTTTTTGGTATTACCAACATTGCCATTTTCCTGGGGGGGGGTGGACCCTGTTCTTAGCACTGCATGCCTTTGACATGGGGCTGTACATATGATAATGGTTATTTTTTCAGAAAACAAAAAGGATTAAgtgaaattttttttctttttacagtacAATAGTTTATTACCATTTAATATTTGTCATGCTGTACATTACTGTATTTGTTATTAATAAAGTTAATTGTCTTATTTAAAAACACTCAACAACAAAACAAGTGCTTTGGTTTTGGGGGGGGCTGGAACAGATGAATAGCATTTCAATTAATTTTAATGAGGAAATTTAATTTGATATATGAGCAAATTGAATTAAAAGCTCGGTCACAGATGGAATTAAACTCATAAGTCAAGGTATTACTGTATGTCAATATAGCTGTGAAGATCGTGGACTTTATTGGAGAACAACTCaaaaatacatccgtcaggacatcaggtcaaacatgagggtgcggtataggagcaggaccgtgctcctataccgcaccctcatgtttgacctgatgtcctgacggatgtatttttGAGTTGTTCTCCAATAAAGTCCACGATCTTCACAGctatattggggtgagtgccgcatattgttCTCCTTTTTACATTTGGACTTGTTACTGAATACTTCGTATGCAGAGCACCAATACCCGGAGCTTTCGTGACGCCTGACATATCGCTGCCCATTAAGAGTCCTGCTTTTGGAACACGTTACTACTCTAGTGCCGTCCTGCTCTTCATTTGTTGATTACTGTATGTCTGTATAGGGGCTTGTTCCCTGTTACAAATAATACCTTTTTAGTTTATAGAGATCTCTTGTgtaagtcatgagaaatctagcctATATGTAATGTGCAAATTAGGCTGAAAGTGCACTGGGCAATACTTCAATGGAATGAAAGACGCTGACCAAGTGCATGGACACACCCTCAGTGCACTTCCAGActtatttgcatatggcttctacacTACAATTCTTATAACTGGCCCGTGTATGGCCGTAGGTTAGATTAAaatgtataatttaaaaaaaaaaggaaagaaagaattAGGTTAAAAACAAAAAGGATCAGGTTGCGTCCCTGCTGCTTACCTAGAAACATAGCCATCATCTGCTCATCCTGTAGTAGAATGGCTCctttcacaagatattcaaaataagAGTCAACACCTGCTCCGATCCCTGCATCTTGGGCCACCCATTTAGACGTCATTACATCTATGTGATTTCCTACCTAAaagagaaacacacacacacacaaaaataaaaaaaagctaaaaaccACTTGCCTAAAGATTTGATTCAAAATTTCAAAACACCTTTCCCAGCTCTGTAGCTAAGGTAACTGTTATATGTGATCAGCTGCTAGTCAATACAGCAAAACATCTCCATAAGACCAATAAGCAAGACcaggaatagtaacatagtaacatagtaacatagttagtaaggccgaaaaaagacatttgtccatccagttcagcctatattccatcataataaatacccagatctacgtccttctacagaacctaataattgtatgatacaatattgttctgctccatgaagacatccaggcctctcttgaacccctcgactgagttcgccatcaccacctcctcaggcaagcaattccagattctcactgccctaacagtaaagaatcctcttctatgttggtggaaaaaccttctctcctccagacgcaaagaatgcccccttgtgcccgtcaccttccttggtataaacagatcctcagcgagatatttgtattgtccccttatatacttatacatggttattagatcgcccctcagtcgtcttttttctagactaaataatcctaatttcgctaatctatctgggtattgtagttctcccatcccctttattaattttgttgccctcctttgtactctctctagttccattatatccttcctgagcaccggtgcccaaaactggacacagtactccatgtgcggtctaactagggatttgtacagaggcagtataatgctctcatcatgtgtatccagacctcttttaatgcaccccatgatcctgtttgccttggcagctgctgcctggcactggctgctccaggtaagtttatcattaactaggatccccaagtccttctccctgtcagatttacccagtggtttcccgttcagtgtgtaatggtgatattgattccctcttcccatgtgtataaccttacatttatcattgttaaacctcatctgccacctttcagcccaagtttccaacttatccagatccatctgtagcagaatactatcttctcttgtattaactgctttacagttacagttaggtccaaaaATGTTTGGACAGTGACAGAATCTTCTCTCTATTTTTGAAACTGAAGTATAGACTTTCAGGTTTAGTTAAAAGGCTTGAACAAAAATATAGTTTAAGACTCTCAAACATATTTCTACAAAgactcctcatttcaggggctcaaacgtAATTGGACAAGTTAACTATTAAATATAATactcatttttaatactttgtagtgaATTTTTCTGATTCGCTTTGCCGCTTTCCTTatgtgcaggcactgcaggaccttaggtatccagcaGTAATAATTTAGGTAAATAAAATAACACTTTCTCCTTACCAATCCAATCTCAGACCGACTCTCCCACAATCCATAGAGGGCCTGTCTTGCTACCTTTTCAAATTCTAGATCTCCTGTTAAGCGACTCAGTGTTGCAAACTCAATTATATAAGTTCCAACACCAGCTGTGCACGTCACTGGAGTCTCTGTAGGATTAACGCCTCTCAGGAGGTTGACTGTCCCATATGGCATTCCAGTCTGTGTATCAAAAGCTGCAAGGGAAAAAAAATGTGATCTAACGACATTTCATAATATATGTATATTGGAAAGGGATGAGTATAGCTAAGaattatcattaaagggaacctgtcacccccaaaatcgatggtgaggtaagctcaccggcatcaggggcttatgtacagcattcaggaatgctgtagataagcccccgatgtatcctaaaagatgagaaaaaggagttagattatactcacccaggggcggtcctggttctgttctggtccgatgggcgtcgcggtccggtccggggcctcccatcttcatacgatgacgtcctcttctttgcttcctgacgcggttccggcgcaggcgtactttatctgtcctgttgagggcagagcaaagtactgcagtgcgcaggtgtcgggaaaggtcagagaggcccagcgcctgcgcactgcagtactttgctctgccctcaacaggacagataaagtacgcctgcgctggagccgcagcgtgaagaccagaagaggatgtcatctgatgaagatgggaggcgccggaccagaccgTGACCCCATCAGACCAGAACAGAaacaggaccacccctgggtgaatataatctaacctcttttttcatctttcaggatacatcgggggcttatctacagcattacagaatgctgtagataagcccctgatgccagtgggcttagttcatcttcgattttgggggtgacaggatccctttaatgaaATTCTGATATATAGAAGGATTAGGTGGTCACTTCCTATTCTCCACGAAAAGTACGCCCGGCTAGAAAGAGAGGCTACAGATGTGCACCCCTATTATAAGCACTTGTTTGAAAAGAAAGCAAttaaaaggggttttctgggaAATCGGCAAGTTGTGCCATCTATTTCAGCTCAGCCACTGAGCTCatcgattggctgcagcggtgctgTGCACTGCAGTTATGACGTCGTGACTGCAGCCTGTATACAAAGACTGGAGATGTGTAGGAGAAGCATCACTGGAGCAGCAGATAAACAGCTTGCTTTATTATTTTAACTAAGTGCATGTCATTAAGCTGAAGAAACTTATTGCCTTTAATAGGGAATTTCTGTACAATATATGGACTTAAGTGAATCCTAAATGTAAAGAGCGGTCTCACCTGGCAGAGAAAATATAGTTTTCATTGTGGCCAATCAAATCAATCCACCAActagtaaagaagtagggatttctctgtaaatatgtatcccagataggacatatttgatctcattagaatgctcacgttaatccgagatgaatgctgggtttgttatgactatgacatgttttgtagcgaagttatataaAGTAGATAGATCTAAGGttgcagtactcagaatgtagagagaggagggtctggataagccagcctttctgtgatgtcactagctgcaggtcttaagtttgtggcaggctctcagctcagtcgtcttcttcttcttgcttgcttcttctggaaagccctgcgcacgtccaatgagctgggacgtatggttgcctgccatgctttgaacatgtgagtgttaccttttctcatttaatccctgtttattttataattacccttgtacatatttgcaattgtctcatttataacatctttataaaatatttttgataaagcactgcctaatttttatgggatataatatttaatattagttcattctccatgctctaaacgtaccctaagtcttctgaagggaaatacgctactgttgtgttgggttagcttcggacccgtttaatcgaagctggtggcagtgataccgtgcaggcttttggggtgatgttgtagcaactgcggcgttgataattattgttcctgcctgagtgggagtagttatcgcgtcgctgcagcgtgcccaatagccagtacatagcaggcagcctgtctggcgactaattaccccaggtgcagtaccaaatctgacctgagagtaagggggggcgccagagagctgcaagtgttgagtggaactgtaagcgggatatacataaatccctgcagttcgtggtatattgaaaagcagtgggatacctaagataagcccctgctgtaaactaagaggtcaatagccttgtgtgtgttttttcatcacattgttagcagtggagggataactaagataagccccctgcacatgtgatagctgtctgttggcccaaagtcaccccgacccgtgacgtaggggtgacggtcacggtgtgaatcgtgacaaattggtagcagcggtcaggggattcctgacacaaGGGCTCAGTGCAAAGCTACGACCCCTGAATTTACATTTTGGGGGCTTAGCCCAACTTCTGATTGACACGGTTTTCCCACACtcagactgttaggattgctacttccaataggtggcacaagagttctaTTCCCAGaaaagcattgcaaggcttaagtgTCCTCACCcaagcatgtcaggcttgacatgtcactctccccaAGGAGAAAGGTTACTACTTGGATCCTGATCagacacctctcacacagccaaaccagcttTCACACTTTGCAATGGCAAAGGGCAGTACCCCgacacaccgtgtctgcaaattgagattttggttttggcttttatcctaagttaagTGGCAAGACTCGttagagggtcgatattgactgttaggattgctacttccaataggtggcactagagttctagtcctcttcctctctggagaaACAAATTGCATGTGTGGGCGGGGACGCCGCACATGCACACATTGCGGGCGGGGACGCCGCACATGCACACATTGCGGGCGGGGACGCCGCACATGCACGCATTGCGGGCGGGGACGCCGCACATGCACGCATTGCGGGCGGGGACGCCGCACATGCACGCATTGCGGGCGGGGACGCCGCACATGCACGCATTGCGGGCGGGGACGCCGCACATGCACGCATTGCGGGCGGGGACGCCGCACATGCACGCATTGCGGGCGGGGACGCCGCACATGCACGCATTGCGGGCGGGGACACTGCACATGCACGCATTGTGGGCGGGGACGTTCTCTTCCCTGGGTCCTCTCTACAGTCACCTCTCTCTATACTGATACACCAGGAAATGTAGTGAGCGGGGGTCGCAGACAGGAGCTAAGGAGCAGAGCTGCCTGTGTGTGCATGGCCAGTGTTCAATCAATGTGATTGTGTGCGCGCACGCACGATGAGTTCAGGTAGTGCTTGCGCTGGGCAAGTGAGCACTGTTAATCAGAAGCACAAGAGGGTCCCAAGCTGCAAATACTGGGGGCACAGTAACCCACCATAGGCTCATTACAGAGCTagtatgatttttataggggctaTGTTACTGTATAGATGGTTTTATATGCGTTTTGGAGGGGCAGTCTCCCTTTGACATATAATTTGAATGTTGCTTGAGAAAGATCTTTTGGATCGAAACGTTGccataaatgtgattttttttttcgccaACGTTTGAGGTGCTGTTTTTTCTACTTGGTATGAACTTTTTTCCGGGATGAACTCCCTGGTTGTGACGTGCGTCTTAGTGTCCTGTACGACCCTGGCTATATGAAATGCGGCTTAACTTATTTTTAATTGATATAATTTGAATGGGTCTGCTAGAGCTCACATTTGTTAGCAGCTTCGGCCTCTGGATCAGAGGGTGCTCCTGAAGAGGAGACACCTCCCTCTATAAAAGGGTTGTTCCGACGAAATAATCCTTTTACCGAAAACTTATTTTCTTGATCTCTTTACCTGGAAGAAGTTTCCTGGCGGCATCTTCTGCCATTCGCAGTAAAGGGCCAGAACATGGCCATCCAGGTTCCAGCTCAAGACCAGCTTTCTTTGACAGGAGATGAGCAGACAGAAGCCCCCCTACCACTGAAATGGAAATAATCTAAATTATAGCATGAATTATCGCCCACAAAAAGTGACATGACATGCTGTGATATTACACAATTATATTCATCTGTGTAGCAAAGTGAAGCATAAAAGATAACCTAAGGCAATAGATCAATGGCCACCCAGTGGCGACATCTCTGCTGGATACTCATCTCAGCTTTATAATGGACTATGAAAATACAGAGagtagaacggcactagagtagaacggcactagagtaGAACGTCTCCAAGCAGTCAGGACTATTAGCGGACAGCTGTGTATACAGGCGCCACAATCAGTATGGGAACCGGTGCTCTGCATAAATGTCCAACAAGAAATCCAtcaacagcagagaagaagaaaatatgcggcactcaccctgggATAActatgaagattgtggtctttattggagaaataaagaccacaatcttcacagttatcccggggtgagtgccgcatattttcttcttctctgctgttgaTGGATTTTATAATGGACTAGCCGAGTccggcattgcccgggcatagtaactaactgtggataGTAATAGCACCTCACTTTTCATTTTGACCTCACGTCTGTCATTTTCCCctcggtatatacctgtgtgtcctctcctcctgtatacagcatatacctgcatgtcctctcctcctgtatacagcatatacctgcatgccctctcctcctgtatacagcatatacctgcatgccctctcctcctgtatatacctgggtgtcatcccctcctgtatatagcatatatctgcgtgtcatctcctcctgtatacagcatatacctgtgtcatctcccctgtatatagtatgtacctgtgtcatctcagcctgtatatagcatatacctgtgtcatctcatcctgtatatagcatatacctgcgtgtcatcccctcctgtatatagcatatacctgcgtgtcatctcccctgtatatagtatatacctgtctgtcatctcatcctgtatatagcatatatctgtgtgtcatctgctcctgtatatagtatatacctgtctgtcatctcccctgtatatagtatatatctgcgtgtcatctgctcctgtatatagtatatacctgtctgtcatctcccctgtatatagtatatatctgcgtgtcatcccctctcctgtatagtatatacctgcatgtcatcccctctcctatatatagtatacaccatgttccaaattatgcaaattatatttttctcggattttcctaaatggtcggtgcaaatgacactcagtctaataaaagtcatcacccgttagagtatacatcgaattttattgaagaaacctccctatgataacagtataatctcaaaaatgaataaaaactcaaaatgcactgttccaaattatttggCACAGTAGAATTTATAAgtatttgatatgttttaacccctttctgacctcagatgggatagtacgtaCGAGgtgagatcccctgctttgatatgggctctggcggtgagcccacatcaaagccgtgacatgtcagctgttttgaacagctgacatgtgcgcgcaatagcagcgaatggaatcgcgatccgccctccgctattaactagttaaatgccgctgtcaaacgctgacagtggcatttaactactgcttccggccacgCAGCCAGAAATGCTCGcattgccgaccccgtcacatgatcaggggtcagcaatgcgtcaggatagtaaccatagacatccttgagacctctatggttactgatgcctgtttgctgtgagcgccaccctgttgtcggcgctcacagcaagcttgtaattcagctgcataggagcgatccgATGATCGCGCCTATGTAGCTAAgccaatccagttgtgccagcttctagcctcccatggaggctattgaagcatggcaaaaaaaaaaaaaaaaaaattatatatatatatatatatatatatatatatatatatatatatatatatatatatatatatatatatatatatatatatatatatatatatatatatatatatatattttcgagtataagccgacccccctaattttgccacaaaaaaactgggaaaacctattgtctcgagtataagcctagggtggaaatgcagcatttaccggtgaatttcaaaaacaaaaatagatcattattgccccatagctgtgccatatagtgctctgcactgttcatattgccccatagctgtgccatatagtgctctgcactgttcatattcccccttggctgtgtcccatacagtgctctgcactgttcatattcccccttggctgtgcccccatagatgctctgcagcgttcatattcccccttggctgtgccccatatagtgctctgcagcattcatattcccccttggctgtgcccccatagatgctctgcagcgttcatattcccccttggctgtgcccccatagatgctctgcagcgttcatattcccccttggctgtgcccccatagatgctctgcagcgttcatattcccccttggctgtgcccccatagatgctctgcagcgttcatattcccccttggctgtgcccccatagatgctctgcagcgttcatattcccccttggctgtgcccccatagatgctctgcagcgttcatattcccccttggctgtgcccccatagatgctctgcagcgttcatattcccccttggctgtgcccccatagatgctctgcagcgttcatattcccccttggctgtgccccatatagtgctctgcaccgttcatatttccccatagatgctccacataaatctgtgccatggccgctgcaataaaaaaaaaaaacacgccatactcacctctcttgcttgcagctcccagcgtccggtcccggcgtctctctgctctgactgatcaggcagagggcgccgcgcacactatatgcgtcatcgcgccctctgacctgcacagtcagagcggagcgacgcagggaagatggagcggcgcccggcggctggaacgtggacaggtgaatattacatacttacctggtcccggcgtccggctccctctgcctgtcacagctgtcttcggtgctgcagcctcttcctgtcagcggtcaccggcaccgctgattagagaaatgaattggcggctccacccctatgggaggtggagccgcctattcatttttctaatgagcggtcccacgtgaccgctgaagaggggaagaagctgcagcacagaagaccgtgggacggcagggacagcgcgaggatcgctaggactaggtaagtatacctcagcgccctcacccgccgaccccaccgctaccgtgactcgagtataagccgagaggggcactttcagccccaaaatctcggcttatactcgagtatatacggggtgtgtgtgtgtgtgtgtgtgtgtgtgtgtgtgtgtgtgtgtgtgtgtgtgtgtgtgtgtgtgtgtgtgtgtgtgtgtgtgtgtgtatatatatatatatatatatatatatatatatatatatatatatatatatatatataaataaatcacccccctttcgccccatttcaaaataaaattacacatatttggtatcgccgcgttcagaatcgccctatcaataaaaaaaaaaaggattaacctgatcactaaacagcgtagcgaaaaaAAGTTtgtaacgccaaaattacgtttttttttggtcgctctgacattgcattaaaatgcaataacgggcgatcaaaagaccgtatctgcaccaaaatggtatcactaaaaacgtcagcttggcacgcaaaaaataagccctc is a window encoding:
- the EDEM2 gene encoding ER degradation-enhancing alpha-mannosidase-like protein 2; this translates as MSEWLEQATAVAYDVMVGLVCLVYVGLLAAVLPGHNARHSPITQEDMAEYRDRVKAMFYHAYNNYLDNAFPYDELRPLTCDGQDTWGSFSLTLIDALDTLLIIGNSSEFQRVVNVLQDTVDFDIDVNASVFETNIRVVGGLLSAHLLSKKAGLELEPGWPCSGPLLRMAEDAARKLLPAFDTQTGMPYGTVNLLRGVNPTETPVTCTAGVGTYIIEFATLSRLTGDLEFEKVARQALYGLWESRSEIGLVGNHIDVMTSKWVAQDAGIGAGVDSYFEYLVKGAILLQDEQMMAMFLDYNKAIQNYTKYDDWYVWVQMYKGTVSMPIFQSLEAFWPGLQSLIGDIGNAMRTFLNYYTVWKQFGGLPEFYNIPQGYTVDKREGYPLRPELIESAMYLYKATKDPTLLELGRDAMESIEKISRVDCGFATIKDVRDHKLDNRMESFFLAETMKYLYLLFDPDNFIHSDGSEFDLVVTPYGECVVGAGGYVFNTEAHPIDPAALHCCKQDNTEKWEVEDLVKEFFSVKPKTETFRKEKVDYLNQRDPFVTRTQNRTNSKRTSLLHCPSQAFTSKLSILGQVFLE